One stretch of Thermanaerosceptrum fracticalcis DNA includes these proteins:
- a CDS encoding ATPase domain-containing protein encodes MDKLITGIKNFDYILGGGIPVYSLNIVSGAPGSGKTIFVQNIIFNSARNGLKSLYLTTISESQFKMVRHLQGFEFFSDDLLGDKVIYGDLGLVLRKQGTDKALEYLTEMIKKHLPNIVVIDSFKAIRDLFPDEKTFKAFVFDLAAALSIWEITVFLVGEYEEQELTLLSEFAIADGIFHLYGQEEKRFQKRFIRIRKMRGTSFEQGEHLFQISPVGIEVYPRMRPEGKELQYEVKQGRKGFGIPGLDEMLSDGLLEGTITLISGGTGAGKTILALKFLLEGAEKGEKGIFLSFEEPAAQLLNTARHLGWEMDRHLAEGRLDIKFISPVELDVDKHAFEILDMIREKKVERFVIDSISSFENSVSDLQKYNDYLWALGQQLRRRQINTIFTAVNDDPFSPLIVSKTQISLTIDNIIILRYVEENSHIKKVLGILKTRGSDHDKALREFEITPNGISILGKLDRADMLK; translated from the coding sequence CGATATTTGTTCAAAACATCATATTTAACAGCGCCAGGAACGGCCTCAAAAGTCTATATCTGACCACTATATCAGAATCACAGTTCAAGATGGTAAGGCATCTGCAAGGGTTTGAGTTTTTTTCAGATGATTTGCTGGGGGACAAGGTTATTTATGGTGATTTAGGACTTGTTCTGCGCAAACAGGGCACGGACAAGGCATTGGAATACCTGACTGAAATGATCAAAAAACATCTGCCGAACATAGTTGTCATTGATAGTTTCAAGGCCATAAGAGACCTCTTCCCGGACGAAAAAACGTTTAAGGCTTTTGTTTTTGACCTGGCTGCCGCTTTATCGATATGGGAAATCACCGTGTTTCTCGTGGGCGAGTACGAAGAACAGGAGCTGACGCTCTTAAGCGAGTTTGCCATAGCTGACGGGATTTTTCACCTTTACGGGCAGGAAGAAAAGCGTTTTCAAAAAAGGTTTATCCGTATTCGGAAAATGAGAGGGACCAGTTTTGAACAGGGGGAACATTTATTTCAAATTAGCCCAGTGGGAATAGAAGTGTACCCGAGGATGAGGCCGGAGGGTAAAGAACTCCAGTACGAGGTCAAGCAGGGGCGCAAGGGATTCGGGATCCCGGGTTTAGACGAAATGTTGTCTGACGGGTTATTAGAAGGGACTATTACACTCATCTCCGGTGGCACAGGTGCGGGCAAGACGATACTTGCCCTTAAGTTCCTTCTGGAAGGGGCTGAAAAAGGCGAAAAAGGAATATTCCTTTCATTTGAAGAGCCTGCGGCTCAACTTCTGAATACTGCCCGTCATCTGGGGTGGGAGATGGATAGACATCTGGCAGAGGGTCGACTCGATATCAAGTTTATTTCTCCCGTAGAACTGGATGTAGATAAACACGCTTTTGAGATACTGGACATGATCAGGGAAAAAAAGGTGGAGAGGTTTGTCATCGACAGCATCTCTTCTTTTGAAAACAGCGTTTCTGATCTACAAAAGTACAATGACTATCTCTGGGCGCTGGGACAGCAGCTCAGGAGACGGCAGATTAACACCATATTTACGGCGGTCAACGACGACCCCTTTTCACCCCTCATAGTATCCAAAACACAAATATCCTTAACAATCGATAATATAATCATACTGCGGTATGTAGAGGAAAATTCCCACATCAAAAAAGTCCTTGGAATCCTGAAAACCCGTGGAAGTGACCATGATAAGGCCTTGAGGGAATTTGAGATAACGCCAAACGGAATTAGTATTCTCGGTAAATTAGACAGAGCAGATATGTTAAAATGA